One segment of Scomber scombrus chromosome 3, fScoSco1.1, whole genome shotgun sequence DNA contains the following:
- the LOC133977361 gene encoding monoacylglycerol lipase abhd6-A-like, translating into MEQSVAKTIMLAGSILVVPVLAFVTSYLFWPGVILKAYNWYLRRRLGLVVRYSQSGSYRFCYFSRGTPGGATPSILLLHGFSATKDMWLPVVKYFPKDQHLVCVDMPGHEGTSRTGAEDYSIQGQVDRIHQFVQSIGLDKRPFHLVGTSMGGNVAGVYAACYPGYLCSATLICPAGLVYPTDNEFVSRLRELEKNPEEAIPLIPCTHQDMEAMLRLICHSPLNLPRQLMRGLLDNRLPNNPFYKEVFMEIIGEKSRSSLQDKMHLITMPLQVIWGKEDQVLDVSGAAVLQAALPNCQVAILDQCGHSVALERPRKAANLIVDFLSAQVNSEDTKKLS; encoded by the exons ATGGAGCAAAGTGTGGCTAAAACGATAATGCTGGCAGGAAGTATCCTGGTGGTCCCTGTCCTCGCCTTCGTCACCTCTTACCTGTTCTGGCCTGGAGTGATCCTCAAGGCCTACAACTG GTACTTGCGACGCAGGCTGGGGTTGGTGGTCCGCTACTCTCAGAGTGGAAGTTACCGGTTCTGTTATTTCAGCCGCGGGACACCAGGGGGCGCCACACCATCAATTTTGCTTCTGCACGGTTTCTCCGCCACCAAGGACATGTGGCTGCCCGTTgtcaag TACTTTCCCAAGGACCAACATTTGGTGTGTGTGGACATGCCGGGACACGAGGGGACGAGTCGCACCGGCGCCGAAGACTACAGCATTCAGGGCCAGGTCGACCGAATCCACCAG TTTGTGCAGAGTATCGGTCTGGATAAACGACCCTTCCACCTGGTTGGGACATCGATGGGTGGGAACGTTGCGGGTGTGTACGCCGCTTGTTACCCTGGTTACCTGTGCAGCGCCACCTTGATCTGTCCGGCAG gtcTGGTTTATCCTACAGACAATGAGTTTGTCAGCCGTCTGAGGGAGTTGGAGAAGAATCCGGAGGAGGCGATTCCTCTGATCCCCTGCACTCATCAGGATATGGAGGCCATGCTCAGACTCATCTGCCACTCACCTCTGAACCTCCCCCGACAG CTCATGCGTGGTCTCCTTGACAACAGGCTCCCCAACAACCCTTTCTACAAAGAAG tgttcatGGAGATCATCGGGGAGAAGTCTCGTAGCTCGCTGCAGGACAAGATGCATTTGATCACAATGCCCCTGCAGGTCATCTGGGGGAAAGAAGACCAG GTGTTGGATGTTTCAGGGGCAGCAGTGCTGCAGGCAGCGCTGCCAAACTGTCAGGTGGCAATCTTGGACCAATGTGGTCACTCGGTGGCATTGGAGCGTCCAAGGAAAGCTGCCAATCTCATCGTGGACTTCCTGTCTGCGCAGGTCAACAGCGAAGACACTAAGAAACTTTCCTAA